Part of the uncultured Cohaesibacter sp. genome is shown below.
GCATTCCCTGCTCGCTGGCAATGGGTATCTGGGGTGACTACACCATCTTCGGCAAGAATTTCTTCGACCTCATGGACTTCCTGACGTCGAACCTCATCCTGCCGATCGGCGGCTTCCTGATCGCCATCTTCGTGGGCTGGGTCATCACGCCCCGCGCCTACAAGGAAGTGTGTGGCGACAACGAGCCGGGGCTTTTGGCAAGGATCTGGATCTTCATCCTGCGCTTTATCGCGCCGATTGCGATCCTGCTGATCCTGCTTTCGGGGCTCAATCTGATCAGCTTCTGATCGAGGGCATTCGAACAAACAAATTGGAGAGGCGGGCTTCTAGGCCCGCCTTTTTGTTGTCGACTTGTCACAACTTACCCGTAGAGGGGTACCAGACCTTCTGCACAAGGCCAGGATGGCAGAGCGAATTGGCATGGCACTTTCTCGAAACTGTCATGTGGTCGCTATATGGCTTTGATCGCGCCTCAATCGAGAGGTGGCGTTGACCGGAGGAAATGCATGTCTTCGCGCAGACATGTCGCCAGAGACATAACCTACGCACATTCCGCAGCAACCAGACGAGGTCGTGCTGTCATCAAGCTGTTGGAAAACACCACCGGTCGGTTGCAGTTGATCCGGCGTGCGGAAGGGTATGAGCGGGATGTTGCCGCCGGGCGAGACTTCTGGTCCGTCATGGTCGACCGCTATGGCCTGTCGCTGGATGTCATTGGCGGGCAGCTGGACAACATCCCCCGCACCGGTCCCCTCATTCTCATCGCCAATCATCCCTACGGCATACTGGATGGTCTGATGATGGGCTATATCCTCTCCGAGTTGCGAGGCGATTTTCGCATCCTGGCCCATCAGGTGTTCCGCAAGGCGGACGACATCAATCGCATCATCCTGCCGATTTCCTTCGAGGAAACCAAGGAAGCTGTGCGTCAGAATATCGAAACCCGCAAGACGGCACTGTCCTATCTGGGAGAGGGCGGTGCAATCGGCATCTTTCCCGGTGGCACAGTCAGCACTGCAGCCCGCCCCTTTTCCCATCCGATGGACCCCAACTGGCGCGGGTTCACCGCCCGCATGATTGGCAAGTCGGATGCGGTCGTCGTGCCGCTGTTCTTTGACGGCCACACCTCCCGGCTGTTCCAGATAGCCAGCCACATGCACATGACCCTGCGCATGGGACTGTTGATCAAGGAGTTCGGCAAGCGGGTCGATACGCCGGTTCGGGTGGTCGTGGGCGAACCGATCGGCCGCGACGTGCTCGATCCTCTCTCTGGCGACAGCAGGGCGCTCATGGCCCATTTGCGTGCAGTGACCTATGCGCTCTCCCCGGTGCCGTTGCATCCGGGGGAAATCGGGTTTGAATTCGAGGAAAAATACAGGGCGCGCATCTGACGTCGATCAGTGAAACCGACAAGAGGCTGCGCACCCATTCGTTCAGACTTCAAGGCACCGGGCTCTACTGGGCCTTGAAGACCAGCGGGAAGGCGCGCGCGTCTGCCTGCACGCCATCGCATTCGGGCTTCTCACGATACTCCGTAAGGAAGAACTCCAGCGCTTCTCCCTCGACCGATCGCAGCTGGTAAGCCTCGAAGCTGCCGCAGGTGCCATCGCCGTCGTAATATTCCGATGTAACCGTGCCGCTCTCTGTGTCCATCTGCGGATTGCGAATCTCGTGATTGGGGTCGGCGTCTTCAAAGCCGGGCAGTGGCGGCACAGTCAGCAAAGTGGAATAGTCGGTATTCTCGTTCATGCTGACCACATAGACCGAACTGCCTGTGCGAGCGTAGAGATTGCAGGGCACCTCCCACAGGGTGACGGCATCGCTGATGGCATAATGGTTGCCTTGTCCTGCTGTCTGGTCCATCGCACATTCCGGGGCTTCGGTGGTGACCGCCGACCGCACGCCGGCAGGGATGGCCTCAAGCGTCTCGAACGGGACAGCCGGTCCGAGCGGGATCGGATCGCCATAGGGTTGTTCACCTGAGGTGGTGGGAGCTGCATTGCTCGACTGGGAAGATGATGTCGTCGCGGGACAAGAGATCCCGCCCTTGACCGAAATGACAAAGGGATAATGCTTGGACTGGGTGATTGTCAGTTTGGCCTTGTCGGCAATGACATTGTCGCCATCGGTATGCTGATCGGTGACCTCGAGCAGAGCCGTATAGGTGCTATCGGAGTTGCGATAGAGC
Proteins encoded:
- a CDS encoding lysophospholipid acyltransferase family protein, which encodes MSSRRHVARDITYAHSAATRRGRAVIKLLENTTGRLQLIRRAEGYERDVAAGRDFWSVMVDRYGLSLDVIGGQLDNIPRTGPLILIANHPYGILDGLMMGYILSELRGDFRILAHQVFRKADDINRIILPISFEETKEAVRQNIETRKTALSYLGEGGAIGIFPGGTVSTAARPFSHPMDPNWRGFTARMIGKSDAVVVPLFFDGHTSRLFQIASHMHMTLRMGLLIKEFGKRVDTPVRVVVGEPIGRDVLDPLSGDSRALMAHLRAVTYALSPVPLHPGEIGFEFEEKYRARI